A genomic segment from Brienomyrus brachyistius isolate T26 chromosome 9, BBRACH_0.4, whole genome shotgun sequence encodes:
- the LOC125748757 gene encoding hairy/enhancer-of-split related with YRPW motif protein 1-like codes for MKRNHDYTSSDSDLDDSIEVERESVDENGNPCSPHGSMSPSTSSQVQARKVRRGIIEKRRRDRINNSLSELRRLVPSAFEKQGSAKLEKAEILQMTVDHLKMLHAAGGKGYFDAHTLAMDYRSLGFRECLAETARYLSVIEGLDSVDPLRMRLVSHLSSCASQREAHSGLGRLAWGSAFGVVGMHPAHQFLFQSQQQPGHVAPRRTSSPPSSSPSSSPADPRGHAKLSGAASSESGPLRVPSNGSLSSAMPVSLPKLPPPLLSSLSSLSTFPFPLGAFPLFSPSSSSTPDPTAGLGKPYKPWTTEIGAF; via the exons atgaaaagaaatcACGATTATACGTCGTCGGACAGTGACCTCGACGACAGCATTGAAGTAGAGAGAGAAAGCGTCGATGAAAATGG GAATCCGTGTTCTCCGCACGGATCGATGTCTCCCTCCACATCTTCCCAAGTTCAGGCGAGGAAGGTGCGCCGTGGG ATAATAGAGAAGCGGCGCCGTGACCGGATCAACAACAGCCTGTCGGAGCTCAGGAGACTGGTCCCCAGCGCCTTTGAGAAACAG GGTTCCGCTAAATTGGAAAAGGCTGAGATTCTGCAGATGACCGTGGATCATCTTAAAATGCTTCATGCCGCTGGTGGAAAAG GGTATTTTGATGCTCACACACTAGCCATGGACTACCGCAGCCTGGGCTTCCGTGAGTGCCTGGCAGAGACAGCCCGCTACCTCAGCGTCATCGAGGGCCTGGATAGTGTGGACCCGCTACGGATGCGACTGGTCTCTCACCTCAGCAGCTGCGCCTCGCAGAGGGAGGCACACTCTGGACTGGGCCGTCTGGCCTGGGGCTCTGCCTTCGGGGTGGTGGGCATGCACCCGGCGCACCAGTTCCTCTTCCAGTCTCAGCAGCAGCCAGGGCATGTCGCACCACGCAGGACAAGCAGTCCCCCGTCTTCCTCCCCCTCCTCATCTCCTGCAGACCCCCGGGGTCACGCCAAGCTGAGTGGTGCAGCTTCCTCAGAGTCTGGCCCCTTGAGGGTGCCTTCAAATGGCTCCTTGTCCTCCGCCATGCCCGTCTCACTCCCCAAGCTACCTCCGCCGCTGCTCTCCTCCCTCTCCTCCTTGTCGACATTCCCCTTCCCCCTCGGCGCCTTTCCGCTGTTCTCCCCCAGCTCCTCCAGCACACCTGACCCCACTGCTGGCCTAGGGAAGCCCTACAAACCCTGGACCACTGAGATAGGGGCCTtttga